A single region of the Vicia villosa cultivar HV-30 ecotype Madison, WI linkage group LG4, Vvil1.0, whole genome shotgun sequence genome encodes:
- the LOC131595262 gene encoding calmodulin-binding transcription activator 5-like isoform X3, whose product MMAQNLTGQLVGSEIHGFHTLSDLDVGETLEEAKSRWLRPNEIHAILSNYKYFTIHVKPVNLPKSGTLVLFDRKMLRNFRKDGHNWKKKNDGKTVKEAHEHLKVGNEERIHVYYAHGQDCPSFVRRCYWLLDKSLEHIVLVHYRETQESQGSPITPVSSLGCGLTQSQGSPFTPVNSNSSSISDPTTSWIPSEDLDSGTNSAFTNGLNGNLTGRSLEQKLHELNTLEWDDLVASHGNEPHFYQLNQSLMNGSVSNVAGSPAEVHSFGNSPPLESGTSNVSYSFQECVNPQKNHAITFGGVDSVDNTLVNEGLQSQNSFGNWMNSAISNTPCSVEASALESSIASSVHDPFSSLRMDNNQQPSLPEQVFHITELAPAWASSTEKTKVLITGYFHHDYQHFAKSNLVCVCGETIVPVEIVQVGVYRCWVLPHSPGFVNLYLSFDGHKPISQIVNFEYRTPILHDPAASMEDTYNWIEFRLQMRLSHLLFTTQKTLDSFSSKVSPTALEESKKFASKTLFISKSLQHFMKSSDANTTPFPQAKNTFFEIALKNKLREWLLERIVLRCKTAEYDAQGQGVIHLCTLLGYTWAITLFSWSGLSLDFRDKFGWTALHWAAYNGMEKMVATLLSCGARPNLVTDPTPQNPGGCTAADLAYMNGYDGLAAYLSEKCLVEQFNDMSLAGNISGSLETTTTDPVNPENLTEDQLYLKDTLAAYRTTADAAARIQAAFRERSLKLRYQSVQFSSPEEEARQIVAAMKIQHAFRNFETRKTMAAAVHIQHRFRTWKLRKEFLHMRRQAIKIQAAFRGFQVRRQYRKILWSVGILEKAILRWRLRRKGFRGLEVSPVEEMINEKHESDVEEEFFKTGRKQAEERVERSVVRVQAMFRSKKAQQEYSRMKMAHSQAKLELELEDLLNSDVDMLTTKTA is encoded by the exons ATGATGGCACAAAACTTAACGGGGCAGCTTGTTGGTTCAGAGATACATGGCTTCCACACTTTGAGTG ATCTTGATGTTGGGGAAACTTTGGAGGAAGCAAAAAGCAGATGGCTTCGTCCAAATGAGATTCATGCCATTCTCAGCAATTACAAATATTTTACTATTCATGTCAAGCCAGTGAATTTGCCCAAAA GTGGTACTCTTGTACTATTTGACCGCAAGATGCTTAGGAACTTCCGAAAAGATGGGCACAActggaaaaagaaaaatgatgggaAAACTGTTAAAGAAGCTCACGAGCACTTAAAA GTTGGTAATGAAGAGAGGATCCACGTATATTATGCACATGGCCAAGATTGCCCAAGCTTTGTTCGAAGATGTTATTGGCTGCTTGATAA GAGTCTGGAGCACATAGTCCTTGTTCATTATCGTGAGACACAGGAG TCTCAAGGCTCTCCTATTACACCGGTAAGTTCATTAGGTTGTGGATTGACACAGTCTCAAGGCTCTCCTTTTACACCGGTAAATTCAAATTCGAGCTCTATTTCTGATCCAACTACGTCGTGGATTCCATCAGAAGACTTAGATTCTGGAACCAATAGTGCTTTTACTAATG GGCTGAATGGAAATTTAACAGGTAGAAGTCTTGAACAGAAGCTTCATGAGCTCAATACACTTGAATGGGATGACCTAGTGGCTTCTCATG GAAACGAACCACATTTCTATCAACTAAATCAAAGCTTAATGAATGGAAGCGTTAGCAAT GTTGCCGGGAGTCCAGCAGAAGTTCATTCTTTTGGGAATTCACCTCCACTAGAGTCTGGGACTAGTAATGTTTCTTACAGTTTCCAAGAATGTGTTAACCCTCAAAAGAATCATGCTATCACTTTTGGTGGTGTTGATTCCGTGGATAACACTTTAGTCAATGAAGGCTTGCAAAGTCAGAACAGCTTTGGAAATTGGATGAACAGTGCCATTTCTAATACACCATGTTCTGTAGAAGCATCAGCTCTTGAATCATCAATTGCTTCATCTGTTCATGATCCATTTTCATCCCTGCGGATGGACAATAATCAGCAACCTTCACTGCCGGAACAAGTGTTTCATATCACTGAATTGGCCCCTGCATGGGCTTCTTCCACGGAAAAAACAAAG GTCCTGATAACTGGATATTTTCACCATGATTATCAACACTTTGCAAAGTCCAATCTAGTGTGCGTCTGTGGCGAAACAATTGTTCCTGTAGAAATTGTTCAGGTTGGAGTTTACCGATGCTGGGTATTGCCGCATTCTCCAGGATTCGTAAATCTCTATTTGAGCTTTGATGGCCATAAGCCCATTAGCCAAATTGTTAATTTTGAGTATCGTACTCCTATTTTGCACGACCCTGCTGCTTCGATGGAAGATACATACAACTGGATTGAGTTTCGACTTCAGATGAGGCTTTCTCATTTGCTTTTTACAACACAAAAGACCCTTGATTCTTTCTCTAGTAAAGTATCACCTACTGCACTCGAAGAGAGTAAAAAATTCGCCTCCAAAAcattatttatttccaaaagttTGCAACACTTTATGAAGTCGTCCGACGCAAACACAACTCCATTTCCGCAAGCAAAAAATACCTTCTTCGAAATTGCGTTGAAGAACAAGTTAAGAGAATGGCTTTTGGAACGAATTGTACTAAGATGTAAGACTGCGGAGTATGATGCACAAGGGCAAGGTGTGATTCATCTGTGTACACTTTTGGGATATACTTGGGCTATTACATTATTTTCATGGTCAGGCTTGTCGCTCGATTTCCGTGACAAATTTGGATGGACAGCTCTTCATTGGGCAGCATATAATGGAAT GGAGAAAATGGTTGCGACTCTATTGTCTTGTGGGGCAAGGCCTAACTTGGTGACAGATCCAACTCCACAAAATCCCGGTGGCTGTACTGCTGCTGACCTTGCTTACATGAATGGATATGATGGTTTAGCCGCTTATCTTTCGGAAAAGTGTTTGGTTGAGCAGTTCAACGACATGAGCTTAGCTGGAAATATCAGTGGTTCACTCGAAACCACCACGACTGATCCAGTAAATCCAGAGAACCTTACCGAGGACCAATTGTACCTAAAGGATACATTGGCAGCTTACCGAACAACAGCTGACGCAGCAGCACGCATACAAGCTGCGTTTAGAGAGCGCTCACTAAAATTGCGCTATCAGTCGGTTCAATTTAGCAGCCCGGAGGAGGAAGCACGCCAAATAGTAGCAGCAATGAAGATTCAACATGCCTTTCGCAACTTTGAGACAAGGAAAACGATGGCAGCCGCTGTTCATATTCAGCATAGATTCCGTACGTGGAAGTTGCGTAAAGAATTTCTCCACATGCGGCGTCAGGCTATAAAAATTCAA GCTGCATTCAGGGGCTTTCAAGTGCGTAGGCAATATCGTAAGATTTTATGGTCTGTTGGAATTCTTGAGAAAGCAATCCTCCGTTGGCGTTTAAGGAGAAAAGGTTTTCGCGGACTTGAGGTGAGTCCTGTCGAAGAGATGATAAATGAGAAGCATGAAAGCGACGTAGAAGAAGAGTTCTTTAAGACCGGTAGGAAACAAGCAGAAGAACGTGTTGAGAGGTCTGTGGTACGTGTACAGGCAATGTTCCGATCGAAGAAAGCACAACAAGAGTATAGCAGGATGAAGATGGCCCATAGTCAAGCAAAG CTGGAACTTGAATTAGAAGACCTTCTCAATTCTGATGTGGACATGTTAACAACAAAGACAGCATAG
- the LOC131595262 gene encoding calmodulin-binding transcription activator 5-like isoform X4: protein MMAQNLTGQLVGSEIHGFHTLSDLDVGETLEEAKSRWLRPNEIHAILSNYKYFTIHVKPVNLPKSGTLVLFDRKMLRNFRKDGHNWKKKNDGKTVKEAHEHLKVGNEERIHVYYAHGQDCPSFVRRCYWLLDKSLEHIVLVHYRETQESQGSPITPVSSLGCGLTQSQGSPFTPVNSNSSSISDPTTSWIPSEDLDSGTNSAFTNGRSLEQKLHELNTLEWDDLVASHGNEPHFYQLNQSLMNGSVSNVAGSPAEVHSFGNSPPLESGTSNVSYSFQECVNPQKNHAITFGGVDSVDNTLVNEGLQSQNSFGNWMNSAISNTPCSVEASALESSIASSVHDPFSSLRMDNNQQPSLPEQVFHITELAPAWASSTEKTKVLITGYFHHDYQHFAKSNLVCVCGETIVPVEIVQVGVYRCWVLPHSPGFVNLYLSFDGHKPISQIVNFEYRTPILHDPAASMEDTYNWIEFRLQMRLSHLLFTTQKTLDSFSSKVSPTALEESKKFASKTLFISKSLQHFMKSSDANTTPFPQAKNTFFEIALKNKLREWLLERIVLRCKTAEYDAQGQGVIHLCTLLGYTWAITLFSWSGLSLDFRDKFGWTALHWAAYNGMEKMVATLLSCGARPNLVTDPTPQNPGGCTAADLAYMNGYDGLAAYLSEKCLVEQFNDMSLAGNISGSLETTTTDPVNPENLTEDQLYLKDTLAAYRTTADAAARIQAAFRERSLKLRYQSVQFSSPEEEARQIVAAMKIQHAFRNFETRKTMAAAVHIQHRFRTWKLRKEFLHMRRQAIKIQAAFRGFQVRRQYRKILWSVGILEKAILRWRLRRKGFRGLEVSPVEEMINEKHESDVEEEFFKTGRKQAEERVERSVVRVQAMFRSKKAQQEYSRMKMAHSQAKLELELEDLLNSDVDMLTTKTA from the exons ATGATGGCACAAAACTTAACGGGGCAGCTTGTTGGTTCAGAGATACATGGCTTCCACACTTTGAGTG ATCTTGATGTTGGGGAAACTTTGGAGGAAGCAAAAAGCAGATGGCTTCGTCCAAATGAGATTCATGCCATTCTCAGCAATTACAAATATTTTACTATTCATGTCAAGCCAGTGAATTTGCCCAAAA GTGGTACTCTTGTACTATTTGACCGCAAGATGCTTAGGAACTTCCGAAAAGATGGGCACAActggaaaaagaaaaatgatgggaAAACTGTTAAAGAAGCTCACGAGCACTTAAAA GTTGGTAATGAAGAGAGGATCCACGTATATTATGCACATGGCCAAGATTGCCCAAGCTTTGTTCGAAGATGTTATTGGCTGCTTGATAA GAGTCTGGAGCACATAGTCCTTGTTCATTATCGTGAGACACAGGAG TCTCAAGGCTCTCCTATTACACCGGTAAGTTCATTAGGTTGTGGATTGACACAGTCTCAAGGCTCTCCTTTTACACCGGTAAATTCAAATTCGAGCTCTATTTCTGATCCAACTACGTCGTGGATTCCATCAGAAGACTTAGATTCTGGAACCAATAGTGCTTTTACTAATG GTAGAAGTCTTGAACAGAAGCTTCATGAGCTCAATACACTTGAATGGGATGACCTAGTGGCTTCTCATG GAAACGAACCACATTTCTATCAACTAAATCAAAGCTTAATGAATGGAAGCGTTAGCAAT GTTGCCGGGAGTCCAGCAGAAGTTCATTCTTTTGGGAATTCACCTCCACTAGAGTCTGGGACTAGTAATGTTTCTTACAGTTTCCAAGAATGTGTTAACCCTCAAAAGAATCATGCTATCACTTTTGGTGGTGTTGATTCCGTGGATAACACTTTAGTCAATGAAGGCTTGCAAAGTCAGAACAGCTTTGGAAATTGGATGAACAGTGCCATTTCTAATACACCATGTTCTGTAGAAGCATCAGCTCTTGAATCATCAATTGCTTCATCTGTTCATGATCCATTTTCATCCCTGCGGATGGACAATAATCAGCAACCTTCACTGCCGGAACAAGTGTTTCATATCACTGAATTGGCCCCTGCATGGGCTTCTTCCACGGAAAAAACAAAG GTCCTGATAACTGGATATTTTCACCATGATTATCAACACTTTGCAAAGTCCAATCTAGTGTGCGTCTGTGGCGAAACAATTGTTCCTGTAGAAATTGTTCAGGTTGGAGTTTACCGATGCTGGGTATTGCCGCATTCTCCAGGATTCGTAAATCTCTATTTGAGCTTTGATGGCCATAAGCCCATTAGCCAAATTGTTAATTTTGAGTATCGTACTCCTATTTTGCACGACCCTGCTGCTTCGATGGAAGATACATACAACTGGATTGAGTTTCGACTTCAGATGAGGCTTTCTCATTTGCTTTTTACAACACAAAAGACCCTTGATTCTTTCTCTAGTAAAGTATCACCTACTGCACTCGAAGAGAGTAAAAAATTCGCCTCCAAAAcattatttatttccaaaagttTGCAACACTTTATGAAGTCGTCCGACGCAAACACAACTCCATTTCCGCAAGCAAAAAATACCTTCTTCGAAATTGCGTTGAAGAACAAGTTAAGAGAATGGCTTTTGGAACGAATTGTACTAAGATGTAAGACTGCGGAGTATGATGCACAAGGGCAAGGTGTGATTCATCTGTGTACACTTTTGGGATATACTTGGGCTATTACATTATTTTCATGGTCAGGCTTGTCGCTCGATTTCCGTGACAAATTTGGATGGACAGCTCTTCATTGGGCAGCATATAATGGAAT GGAGAAAATGGTTGCGACTCTATTGTCTTGTGGGGCAAGGCCTAACTTGGTGACAGATCCAACTCCACAAAATCCCGGTGGCTGTACTGCTGCTGACCTTGCTTACATGAATGGATATGATGGTTTAGCCGCTTATCTTTCGGAAAAGTGTTTGGTTGAGCAGTTCAACGACATGAGCTTAGCTGGAAATATCAGTGGTTCACTCGAAACCACCACGACTGATCCAGTAAATCCAGAGAACCTTACCGAGGACCAATTGTACCTAAAGGATACATTGGCAGCTTACCGAACAACAGCTGACGCAGCAGCACGCATACAAGCTGCGTTTAGAGAGCGCTCACTAAAATTGCGCTATCAGTCGGTTCAATTTAGCAGCCCGGAGGAGGAAGCACGCCAAATAGTAGCAGCAATGAAGATTCAACATGCCTTTCGCAACTTTGAGACAAGGAAAACGATGGCAGCCGCTGTTCATATTCAGCATAGATTCCGTACGTGGAAGTTGCGTAAAGAATTTCTCCACATGCGGCGTCAGGCTATAAAAATTCAA GCTGCATTCAGGGGCTTTCAAGTGCGTAGGCAATATCGTAAGATTTTATGGTCTGTTGGAATTCTTGAGAAAGCAATCCTCCGTTGGCGTTTAAGGAGAAAAGGTTTTCGCGGACTTGAGGTGAGTCCTGTCGAAGAGATGATAAATGAGAAGCATGAAAGCGACGTAGAAGAAGAGTTCTTTAAGACCGGTAGGAAACAAGCAGAAGAACGTGTTGAGAGGTCTGTGGTACGTGTACAGGCAATGTTCCGATCGAAGAAAGCACAACAAGAGTATAGCAGGATGAAGATGGCCCATAGTCAAGCAAAG CTGGAACTTGAATTAGAAGACCTTCTCAATTCTGATGTGGACATGTTAACAACAAAGACAGCATAG
- the LOC131595262 gene encoding calmodulin-binding transcription activator 5-like isoform X1 — translation MMAQNLTGQLVGSEIHGFHTLSDLDVGETLEEAKSRWLRPNEIHAILSNYKYFTIHVKPVNLPKSGTLVLFDRKMLRNFRKDGHNWKKKNDGKTVKEAHEHLKVGNEERIHVYYAHGQDCPSFVRRCYWLLDKSLEHIVLVHYRETQESQGSPITPVSSLGCGLTQSQGSPFTPVNSNSSSISDPTTSWIPSEDLDSGTNSAFTNGLNGNLTGRSLEQKLHELNTLEWDDLVASHGNTSTIPNGAGNEPHFYQLNQSLMNGSVSNVAGSPAEVHSFGNSPPLESGTSNVSYSFQECVNPQKNHAITFGGVDSVDNTLVNEGLQSQNSFGNWMNSAISNTPCSVEASALESSIASSVHDPFSSLRMDNNQQPSLPEQVFHITELAPAWASSTEKTKVLITGYFHHDYQHFAKSNLVCVCGETIVPVEIVQVGVYRCWVLPHSPGFVNLYLSFDGHKPISQIVNFEYRTPILHDPAASMEDTYNWIEFRLQMRLSHLLFTTQKTLDSFSSKVSPTALEESKKFASKTLFISKSLQHFMKSSDANTTPFPQAKNTFFEIALKNKLREWLLERIVLRCKTAEYDAQGQGVIHLCTLLGYTWAITLFSWSGLSLDFRDKFGWTALHWAAYNGMEKMVATLLSCGARPNLVTDPTPQNPGGCTAADLAYMNGYDGLAAYLSEKCLVEQFNDMSLAGNISGSLETTTTDPVNPENLTEDQLYLKDTLAAYRTTADAAARIQAAFRERSLKLRYQSVQFSSPEEEARQIVAAMKIQHAFRNFETRKTMAAAVHIQHRFRTWKLRKEFLHMRRQAIKIQAAFRGFQVRRQYRKILWSVGILEKAILRWRLRRKGFRGLEVSPVEEMINEKHESDVEEEFFKTGRKQAEERVERSVVRVQAMFRSKKAQQEYSRMKMAHSQAKLELELEDLLNSDVDMLTTKTA, via the exons ATGATGGCACAAAACTTAACGGGGCAGCTTGTTGGTTCAGAGATACATGGCTTCCACACTTTGAGTG ATCTTGATGTTGGGGAAACTTTGGAGGAAGCAAAAAGCAGATGGCTTCGTCCAAATGAGATTCATGCCATTCTCAGCAATTACAAATATTTTACTATTCATGTCAAGCCAGTGAATTTGCCCAAAA GTGGTACTCTTGTACTATTTGACCGCAAGATGCTTAGGAACTTCCGAAAAGATGGGCACAActggaaaaagaaaaatgatgggaAAACTGTTAAAGAAGCTCACGAGCACTTAAAA GTTGGTAATGAAGAGAGGATCCACGTATATTATGCACATGGCCAAGATTGCCCAAGCTTTGTTCGAAGATGTTATTGGCTGCTTGATAA GAGTCTGGAGCACATAGTCCTTGTTCATTATCGTGAGACACAGGAG TCTCAAGGCTCTCCTATTACACCGGTAAGTTCATTAGGTTGTGGATTGACACAGTCTCAAGGCTCTCCTTTTACACCGGTAAATTCAAATTCGAGCTCTATTTCTGATCCAACTACGTCGTGGATTCCATCAGAAGACTTAGATTCTGGAACCAATAGTGCTTTTACTAATG GGCTGAATGGAAATTTAACAGGTAGAAGTCTTGAACAGAAGCTTCATGAGCTCAATACACTTGAATGGGATGACCTAGTGGCTTCTCATGGTAATACTAGTACTATACCCAATGGAGCAG GAAACGAACCACATTTCTATCAACTAAATCAAAGCTTAATGAATGGAAGCGTTAGCAAT GTTGCCGGGAGTCCAGCAGAAGTTCATTCTTTTGGGAATTCACCTCCACTAGAGTCTGGGACTAGTAATGTTTCTTACAGTTTCCAAGAATGTGTTAACCCTCAAAAGAATCATGCTATCACTTTTGGTGGTGTTGATTCCGTGGATAACACTTTAGTCAATGAAGGCTTGCAAAGTCAGAACAGCTTTGGAAATTGGATGAACAGTGCCATTTCTAATACACCATGTTCTGTAGAAGCATCAGCTCTTGAATCATCAATTGCTTCATCTGTTCATGATCCATTTTCATCCCTGCGGATGGACAATAATCAGCAACCTTCACTGCCGGAACAAGTGTTTCATATCACTGAATTGGCCCCTGCATGGGCTTCTTCCACGGAAAAAACAAAG GTCCTGATAACTGGATATTTTCACCATGATTATCAACACTTTGCAAAGTCCAATCTAGTGTGCGTCTGTGGCGAAACAATTGTTCCTGTAGAAATTGTTCAGGTTGGAGTTTACCGATGCTGGGTATTGCCGCATTCTCCAGGATTCGTAAATCTCTATTTGAGCTTTGATGGCCATAAGCCCATTAGCCAAATTGTTAATTTTGAGTATCGTACTCCTATTTTGCACGACCCTGCTGCTTCGATGGAAGATACATACAACTGGATTGAGTTTCGACTTCAGATGAGGCTTTCTCATTTGCTTTTTACAACACAAAAGACCCTTGATTCTTTCTCTAGTAAAGTATCACCTACTGCACTCGAAGAGAGTAAAAAATTCGCCTCCAAAAcattatttatttccaaaagttTGCAACACTTTATGAAGTCGTCCGACGCAAACACAACTCCATTTCCGCAAGCAAAAAATACCTTCTTCGAAATTGCGTTGAAGAACAAGTTAAGAGAATGGCTTTTGGAACGAATTGTACTAAGATGTAAGACTGCGGAGTATGATGCACAAGGGCAAGGTGTGATTCATCTGTGTACACTTTTGGGATATACTTGGGCTATTACATTATTTTCATGGTCAGGCTTGTCGCTCGATTTCCGTGACAAATTTGGATGGACAGCTCTTCATTGGGCAGCATATAATGGAAT GGAGAAAATGGTTGCGACTCTATTGTCTTGTGGGGCAAGGCCTAACTTGGTGACAGATCCAACTCCACAAAATCCCGGTGGCTGTACTGCTGCTGACCTTGCTTACATGAATGGATATGATGGTTTAGCCGCTTATCTTTCGGAAAAGTGTTTGGTTGAGCAGTTCAACGACATGAGCTTAGCTGGAAATATCAGTGGTTCACTCGAAACCACCACGACTGATCCAGTAAATCCAGAGAACCTTACCGAGGACCAATTGTACCTAAAGGATACATTGGCAGCTTACCGAACAACAGCTGACGCAGCAGCACGCATACAAGCTGCGTTTAGAGAGCGCTCACTAAAATTGCGCTATCAGTCGGTTCAATTTAGCAGCCCGGAGGAGGAAGCACGCCAAATAGTAGCAGCAATGAAGATTCAACATGCCTTTCGCAACTTTGAGACAAGGAAAACGATGGCAGCCGCTGTTCATATTCAGCATAGATTCCGTACGTGGAAGTTGCGTAAAGAATTTCTCCACATGCGGCGTCAGGCTATAAAAATTCAA GCTGCATTCAGGGGCTTTCAAGTGCGTAGGCAATATCGTAAGATTTTATGGTCTGTTGGAATTCTTGAGAAAGCAATCCTCCGTTGGCGTTTAAGGAGAAAAGGTTTTCGCGGACTTGAGGTGAGTCCTGTCGAAGAGATGATAAATGAGAAGCATGAAAGCGACGTAGAAGAAGAGTTCTTTAAGACCGGTAGGAAACAAGCAGAAGAACGTGTTGAGAGGTCTGTGGTACGTGTACAGGCAATGTTCCGATCGAAGAAAGCACAACAAGAGTATAGCAGGATGAAGATGGCCCATAGTCAAGCAAAG CTGGAACTTGAATTAGAAGACCTTCTCAATTCTGATGTGGACATGTTAACAACAAAGACAGCATAG